The DNA window GCGCGGTGCATCGTTCAAAGATGGTCTATGACCTCGTGCGTTTCGGTATTCGGCGCCGTCGGTCGACCGCCTGTTGGCTGGTGGTCGAGCCGTGACTCTACCGAGTAGCGCCATAATAGAGTACAACGAATTATATGACTGACGCCGTTATCCTCGCTGCCTGCCGCACCGCGATCGGTACCGCCCGCAAGGGCACCCTGCGCGATACCAGCGCCTTCGACCTGGCCACCCTCGTCGTCCGCGAGGCCGCGCAGCGCTCCGGACTGCCGGTCGAGGCCATCGATGACGTCATCCTCGGTGAGTCCCTGGCCGGTGGCGGCGATATCGCCCGTTACGCCGCACTCGAGGCCGGCCTGACTCATGTGCCGGGCCTGGCGCACAACCGGCACTGTGCCTCCGGATTGGCGAGCATCGGGACCGCCGCGGCGAGCGTGCGCTGTGGCATGGATCGCGCGGTGATCGCCGGTGGGACGCAGTCCTCGTCCACGGCTCCGGTATCGCGGCGGCGGATTCCGGGCACCGACGACTGGCAGGACCCGTGGATGTCGCCCTCGCACGTTTCGACGCCCGAGGCGCCCAATAACGATATGGGGATTCTGGTCGGGTGGAATACGGCGCGGTTGGCCGGCATCTCCCGGGCGGAGATGGACGCGTGGGCCGTGCGCTCGCACGAGCGGGCCATCCGGGCGATCGACGATGGCCACTTCGTCGATGAGATCGTCCCGGTCAAGGTCACCGATCGCGACGGGGCCGCATCGGTCTTCGAGGTCGACGAACATCCGCGGCGCGGCACCAGCATCGAGAAACTGGCCGCGTTGAAGGTGCTGCACCCGGAGATCGAGGGCTTCTCCATTACGGCCGGAAACGCCAGCGGCGTGAACGACGGTGCTGCCGCGGTCCTCGTCGCCAGCTCCGAATTCGCCGCCGAACACGGGCGCACGCCGATCGCGACGGTCCGGTCCTGGGCGAGCGTCGGCGTCGATCCGGTGCGCACCGGACTCGCGCCGATCGCCGCGATCCGCAAGGCGCTGGATCGGGCCGGGCTCGGCATCGACGACGTCGATCTGTTCGAGGTGAACGAGGCCTTCGCGTCGGTGGCCGTGGCCGCCGTGCGGGAGTTGGGTCTCGACCCGGAGCGGGTGAATCCGTTCGGCAGCGGTTGCAGTCTCGGGCATC is part of the Nocardia sp. NBC_00565 genome and encodes:
- a CDS encoding thiolase family protein, whose translation is MTDAVILAACRTAIGTARKGTLRDTSAFDLATLVVREAAQRSGLPVEAIDDVILGESLAGGGDIARYAALEAGLTHVPGLAHNRHCASGLASIGTAAASVRCGMDRAVIAGGTQSSSTAPVSRRRIPGTDDWQDPWMSPSHVSTPEAPNNDMGILVGWNTARLAGISRAEMDAWAVRSHERAIRAIDDGHFVDEIVPVKVTDRDGAASVFEVDEHPRRGTSIEKLAALKVLHPEIEGFSITAGNASGVNDGAAAVLVASSEFAAEHGRTPIATVRSWASVGVDPVRTGLAPIAAIRKALDRAGLGIDDVDLFEVNEAFASVAVAAVRELGLDPERVNPFGSGCSLGHPIATTGARMIVTLAHELRRRGGGTAVAAMCAGGGMGSAMVITA